From one Nitrosococcus halophilus Nc 4 genomic stretch:
- a CDS encoding sulfite oxidase: MEQGKGIKKGIHELYATDPLEADKMLWGREVDPLTRRGFLKKGALFAMSAALGAHIPFWRNMPGGLIPVVLADSTEPFQLPGKHPELIILNDRPVNAETPAHLLDDPITPADKLFVRNNGIPPQDIDIHHWTLTITGESAKKTVSYTLEELKTKFKNYTYQLTIECGGNGRSEFHPPAPGNQWTVGAVGSPEWTGVRLGEVLKSAGIQEDAVYIGYYGKDTHLSGAPHKVPISRGVPISKALEPHSLIAWAINGEDLPLLNGYPLRLVCPGWPASTSGKWLEKIVIRNQIHDGTKMGGYSYRVPCHPVAPGTKVTEDEMCIIESMPVKSIITSPRSGAMLKLGQSLKLRGHAWAGDLSVSAMEVSIDFGATWQPCSLKAPKNPYAWQHWETTVNFPERGYYEVWARATDENGKMQPMLVPGWNPKGYLNNACHRIAVKIL; this comes from the coding sequence ATGGAACAGGGCAAAGGGATAAAAAAAGGTATCCACGAACTCTATGCAACAGACCCCTTAGAGGCAGACAAAATGCTCTGGGGCAGAGAGGTTGATCCCCTTACCCGGCGAGGTTTTTTAAAAAAAGGTGCCCTCTTCGCCATGAGTGCGGCATTGGGCGCCCACATTCCCTTTTGGCGAAACATGCCAGGAGGACTCATCCCTGTGGTACTTGCGGATTCTACAGAACCCTTCCAGTTACCGGGAAAACATCCAGAGCTCATTATTCTCAATGACCGTCCTGTCAATGCGGAAACACCGGCCCACCTCTTAGACGATCCCATTACTCCCGCAGATAAATTGTTTGTTCGTAATAACGGTATCCCACCCCAGGATATCGATATTCATCATTGGACCTTGACAATTACCGGTGAGTCCGCAAAAAAAACCGTGAGCTATACCCTTGAGGAATTAAAAACAAAATTTAAAAACTATACTTACCAACTCACGATTGAATGCGGCGGGAATGGCCGAAGCGAGTTCCATCCCCCTGCCCCCGGTAATCAATGGACGGTAGGTGCTGTCGGAAGTCCTGAATGGACGGGAGTTCGCTTAGGAGAGGTACTAAAATCAGCAGGCATCCAAGAGGATGCGGTATATATCGGTTATTATGGTAAAGATACCCATCTCAGTGGTGCCCCCCATAAAGTCCCTATCTCTAGAGGCGTCCCCATATCAAAAGCCCTTGAACCCCATTCATTAATTGCCTGGGCAATTAATGGTGAAGATCTTCCTCTCCTCAATGGTTATCCCCTAAGACTGGTATGCCCCGGTTGGCCAGCTTCAACTTCTGGGAAATGGCTTGAAAAAATCGTGATTCGCAACCAAATTCATGACGGCACCAAAATGGGGGGTTACTCCTATCGAGTCCCTTGCCATCCAGTGGCGCCGGGGACAAAAGTGACAGAAGATGAAATGTGTATCATCGAATCGATGCCGGTGAAATCTATTATCACCTCTCCACGCAGCGGCGCCATGCTCAAACTAGGACAATCTCTAAAGCTAAGAGGGCATGCCTGGGCCGGTGATTTATCGGTTTCCGCCATGGAGGTTTCCATCGATTTTGGCGCTACTTGGCAGCCCTGCTCACTCAAAGCACCCAAGAACCCATACGCCTGGCAACATTGGGAAACCACCGTCAATTTCCCAGAACGGGGTTATTACGAAGTCTGGGCTCGAGCTACTGATGAAAACGGAAAAATGCAGCCGATGCTGGTTCCAGGATGGAATCCAAAGGGGTACTTAAATAACGCTTGCCATCGCATCGCCGTCAAAATCCTGTAG
- a CDS encoding S9 family peptidase codes for MLAPIEKPYGSWKSPITPDLIVSETIGLGQVALSKDAVYWMEMRPTEGGRSVILRRTRNGEIKEINPPPYNARTRVHEYGGGAYLVAGDSVFFANFEDQRLYRHQRGTAIQPITPEGDYRYADAIFDGVRNRLICVREDHTDKTREAVNTLVSIPFDGSGQVSVLASGADFYSSPRLSPDGNRLAWLTWNHPHMPWDGTELWVAQVDGAGSLGEAKPIAGGSSESIFQPEWSPEGTLYFISDRTGWWNLYRWREEQVEAVTQMTAEFGLPQWVFGLSTYAFESVDRIICTYSSKGVSHLVSIDTTTCALEEFDLPYTEIGFLQAQSGRAVFIAASPTEFPAVVQLDLSTGDLEVLRRASEITMDPDYFSIAEAIQFPTEGGAFSHAFFYPARNKDFMGPPGERPPLLVVSHGGPTAATDNTLDLKIQYWTSRGIAVLDVNYRGSTHYGREYRRQLGGQWGLVDVDDCVNGALYLVQRGEVDPERLAIRGGSAGGFTTLAALTFHEVFKAGASYYGVSDLEALAKETHKFESRYLDHLIGPYPERADLYAARSPIYAVDRLSCPVIFFQGLEDKIVPPEQAEQMVEALRRKGLPVAYVPFEGEQHGFRRSENIKRALSAELYFYSRVFGFDLAEEIEPIAIENL; via the coding sequence GTGCTCGCACCCATAGAAAAACCCTACGGTTCGTGGAAATCACCCATTACTCCTGACCTTATTGTTTCGGAAACCATTGGTTTAGGTCAGGTAGCGCTTTCTAAAGACGCAGTTTATTGGATGGAGATGCGTCCCACCGAAGGGGGCCGGAGTGTGATCTTGCGTCGAACCCGGAATGGAGAAATTAAAGAGATTAATCCTCCCCCCTATAATGCTAGAACGCGGGTGCATGAATATGGTGGTGGTGCCTATTTAGTGGCCGGGGACTCGGTATTTTTCGCAAATTTTGAGGATCAAAGGCTATACCGTCACCAGAGAGGAACTGCCATCCAGCCGATTACCCCGGAAGGTGATTATCGTTACGCCGACGCCATTTTTGATGGGGTGCGGAATCGTCTTATCTGTGTCCGTGAAGACCACACTGATAAGACCCGGGAGGCGGTCAATACCCTAGTGAGTATTCCTTTTGACGGCAGTGGCCAGGTTTCAGTGCTTGCCTCCGGGGCGGATTTTTATTCCTCGCCTCGCCTCAGTCCTGATGGAAATCGCTTGGCTTGGTTGACCTGGAATCATCCCCACATGCCCTGGGACGGGACTGAGCTCTGGGTAGCTCAGGTAGATGGAGCGGGCTCTTTAGGAGAGGCAAAGCCCATTGCAGGCGGGAGCAGTGAGTCCATTTTCCAGCCTGAGTGGTCGCCTGAAGGCACTTTATATTTTATCTCTGACCGGACCGGATGGTGGAATCTTTATCGGTGGCGCGAAGAGCAAGTGGAAGCAGTCACTCAGATGACGGCCGAATTTGGTTTACCCCAATGGGTGTTTGGTTTATCCACTTATGCTTTTGAGTCGGTAGACCGCATTATCTGCACCTATAGCAGCAAGGGTGTGAGCCATCTGGTTAGCATAGATACGACTACCTGCGCCCTGGAAGAATTTGATCTTCCCTACACGGAGATAGGATTTTTACAAGCTCAGTCCGGGCGCGCCGTATTTATTGCGGCCTCACCCACGGAATTCCCGGCTGTCGTTCAATTGGATCTGAGCACTGGGGATCTAGAAGTACTGCGGCGCGCGAGCGAGATAACGATGGATCCCGATTACTTTTCCATTGCCGAGGCCATCCAGTTTCCCACAGAGGGGGGAGCCTTCTCCCATGCTTTCTTTTATCCAGCGAGGAATAAGGATTTTATGGGGCCGCCAGGTGAGCGGCCTCCTTTGTTGGTGGTGAGCCATGGCGGACCCACTGCGGCCACCGATAATACCTTAGATTTAAAGATTCAATATTGGACCAGCCGGGGGATTGCCGTGCTTGATGTGAATTATCGAGGCAGCACCCATTATGGTCGAGAATATCGCCGGCAACTGGGGGGACAATGGGGGCTGGTCGATGTGGATGATTGTGTTAACGGTGCCTTGTATCTGGTTCAGCGAGGAGAGGTGGATCCAGAACGTCTCGCTATTCGGGGGGGGAGTGCGGGTGGTTTTACCACATTGGCGGCATTGACCTTTCATGAGGTATTCAAGGCAGGTGCGAGCTACTATGGCGTCAGTGACTTGGAGGCGCTGGCAAAGGAGACCCATAAATTCGAGTCCCGTTACCTGGACCACTTGATTGGGCCTTATCCGGAACGGGCCGATCTTTACGCGGCTCGCTCACCGATTTATGCCGTGGATAGACTCTCTTGCCCGGTTATTTTTTTTCAGGGCTTGGAAGATAAGATTGTACCCCCTGAACAAGCCGAACAGATGGTAGAGGCGCTGCGTAGGAAGGGGTTGCCTGTGGCCTATGTTCCTTTTGAAGGCGAGCAACATGGCTTCCGGAGGTCGGAAAATATCAAACGTGCGCTGAGCGCAGAGCTCTATTTTTATTCTCGGGTTTTTGGGTTTGATTTAGCAGAGGAGATTGAACCCATCGCTATTGAAAATCTTTAA
- a CDS encoding PEP-CTERM/exosortase system-associated acyltransferase, which yields MSDLIAAFNKYFEVVPANTTELKNQFFHLRYQVYSQELQLPGFESWHYPDGREIDKYDKRSVYSLLRHRQSKSIVGGLRLVLCDPDDPFQPFPIEEHVGHYFDTRLVDSTQLPRRTTAEISRLVVARDFRCRGKEVLYAHGMDYSSFDDKSDNRRQFPHPVLGLLVALVQMSSQYGITHWYAIMEPVLNRLLRRFSFDLKPIGPAVDYYGIRQPYLNTIDNVLTRVFQKNQDIWDLVTDHGRIWPAPRQWAVKQLSTNS from the coding sequence ATGAGCGATTTAATCGCGGCATTCAATAAATATTTTGAAGTTGTCCCTGCAAATACAACTGAGCTCAAGAACCAATTTTTTCATTTACGTTATCAGGTTTATTCCCAAGAACTTCAATTGCCAGGTTTTGAGTCTTGGCATTATCCGGATGGCCGTGAAATTGATAAGTACGACAAGCGGTCTGTCTATTCCCTTTTGCGCCACCGGCAGAGCAAAAGTATAGTGGGAGGACTACGCCTCGTATTATGCGATCCTGATGATCCGTTTCAACCCTTTCCTATTGAGGAGCATGTTGGACATTACTTTGATACTCGGCTGGTTGATTCGACTCAATTGCCTCGTCGCACTACCGCTGAAATTTCTCGTTTAGTGGTGGCAAGGGATTTCCGTTGTCGCGGAAAAGAAGTGCTTTATGCTCACGGGATGGATTACTCTAGCTTTGATGATAAATCAGATAACCGGCGGCAATTTCCCCATCCGGTACTAGGCCTTTTAGTGGCATTGGTGCAGATGTCTTCACAGTATGGTATCACCCATTGGTATGCAATTATGGAACCGGTGCTCAATCGTTTGCTAAGACGGTTTAGTTTTGACCTAAAGCCGATAGGTCCAGCAGTCGATTATTATGGTATTCGGCAACCCTACTTAAATACTATAGATAATGTACTGACGCGGGTGTTCCAAAAAAATCAAGATATTTGGGATTTGGTTACTGACCACGGAAGGATCTGGCCGGCGCCGAGACAGTGGGCAGTTAAGCAACTGAGTACTAACTCCTAA
- a CDS encoding secondary thiamine-phosphate synthase enzyme YjbQ has translation MKSYRKELWFNVPSRRGFVNITPQVEECLDESGVSEGLVLVNAMHITASVFINDDEPGLHHDYEEWLEKLAPHEPIRQYRHNDTGEDNADGHLKRQVMGREVVVAVTDRRLDFGPWEQIFYGEFDGRRRKRVLVKIIGE, from the coding sequence ATGAAAAGCTATCGCAAAGAACTCTGGTTTAATGTGCCTAGTCGTCGGGGATTCGTCAACATCACGCCGCAGGTTGAAGAGTGTTTGGATGAAAGCGGGGTAAGCGAAGGACTGGTGCTTGTCAATGCGATGCATATTACCGCCAGTGTTTTTATTAACGATGACGAACCGGGGTTGCACCATGATTATGAAGAATGGCTAGAGAAACTTGCGCCCCATGAACCTATTCGTCAGTACCGCCATAATGATACAGGAGAAGATAATGCCGACGGCCACCTGAAACGCCAAGTGATGGGACGAGAGGTGGTCGTTGCGGTTACTGACCGGCGCTTAGATTTTGGGCCTTGGGAGCAAATTTTCTATGGCGAATTCGATGGCCGCCGGCGTAAAAGGGTGTTAGTGAAAATCATTGGGGAATAG
- a CDS encoding substrate-binding domain-containing protein yields the protein MRLTIVRFWKCGAIIRFIFVVLIISHLIQGVNAQEVVVNPSVPETTLTRSALRAIFSMRLRTWPDGSLIKVFVLSDNSPLHVQFSKKILNIFPYQLRRTWDRLVYSGTGQAPNEVNSIKEMCNKVASTPGAIGYLAEENIDAQVRKVKVVRVE from the coding sequence ATGCGCTTGACTATTGTACGTTTTTGGAAGTGCGGGGCTATTATTCGCTTCATCTTTGTGGTGCTCATTATTTCTCATTTGATACAGGGAGTAAATGCTCAGGAGGTTGTCGTTAATCCCAGTGTTCCGGAGACCACGTTGACCCGGAGCGCGCTTCGGGCGATTTTTAGCATGCGTCTTCGAACTTGGCCTGACGGATCATTGATTAAGGTATTTGTGCTAAGTGATAACTCTCCATTACACGTCCAATTCTCGAAAAAAATACTCAATATTTTCCCCTATCAACTTCGTAGAACATGGGATCGGCTAGTTTATTCAGGTACCGGTCAAGCACCTAACGAAGTGAACTCTATCAAAGAGATGTGCAATAAAGTTGCCTCTACGCCTGGCGCTATCGGGTACTTAGCGGAGGAAAATATTGATGCTCAGGTGCGTAAAGTGAAAGTAGTACGGGTCGAGTAA
- a CDS encoding O-succinylhomoserine sulfhydrylase — protein sequence MLTDDQDEYSFATLAVRAGQQRTSEGEQSEPIFPTSSFVFENAAQAAARFAGEEKGNIYSRFTNPTVRTFEQRLAALEGGECCVATSSGMAAILATCLSLLKAGDHIVSSENIFGTTRVLFNKYLARFGVETTFVPLIHLEAWQNALRPNTRLLFLETPSNPLNEVADIAQLSSLAQAHHCLLVVDNCFCTPALQRPLELGADIIIHSATKYLDGQGRCVGGAVVGDGQQVGEEVFGFLRTAGPTMSPFNAWVFLKGLETLQVRMEAMSQRAQALAEWLEAKPEVSKVYYAGLPSHPQHALAARQQAGFGGLVAFELEGGKAAAWTLIDSVKFISITANLGDAKTTITHPATTTHGRLTVEERAAAGISDGLVRISVGLESLEDIKRDLQRGFDGISKR from the coding sequence ATGCTGACTGATGATCAAGACGAATACAGTTTTGCCACCTTGGCAGTGCGGGCGGGGCAGCAACGCACCAGTGAAGGCGAGCAGTCTGAGCCCATATTTCCTACTTCTAGCTTCGTGTTTGAGAATGCTGCTCAGGCAGCCGCTCGTTTTGCCGGTGAGGAAAAGGGTAATATTTACTCACGTTTTACTAACCCCACGGTCCGGACCTTCGAACAACGTCTCGCCGCTTTAGAGGGCGGGGAGTGTTGTGTGGCTACCTCGTCAGGAATGGCGGCCATCCTGGCTACTTGTCTGTCGCTGCTCAAGGCGGGAGACCATATCGTTTCCTCGGAGAATATTTTTGGAACTACGCGGGTGCTTTTCAATAAATATCTGGCCCGCTTTGGGGTAGAAACCACCTTCGTTCCTCTCATCCACTTAGAGGCTTGGCAAAATGCTTTGCGTCCGAATACTCGCCTGCTGTTCCTAGAAACTCCTTCCAACCCTTTGAATGAAGTAGCAGATATTGCTCAACTGTCAAGTTTAGCCCAGGCACATCATTGTCTATTGGTGGTGGATAACTGCTTTTGCACTCCAGCCCTGCAACGTCCCCTCGAACTCGGGGCGGATATTATCATCCATTCCGCTACCAAATATCTGGACGGTCAAGGGCGCTGTGTGGGGGGGGCCGTGGTGGGTGATGGGCAGCAAGTCGGAGAAGAGGTCTTCGGTTTTCTGCGCACTGCGGGCCCGACCATGAGTCCTTTCAATGCCTGGGTATTTCTTAAAGGCTTGGAGACCTTACAGGTGCGCATGGAAGCGATGAGTCAGCGGGCCCAGGCTTTAGCGGAATGGCTGGAGGCAAAGCCAGAAGTCTCAAAAGTATATTATGCCGGCCTGCCTTCTCACCCTCAACATGCATTGGCTGCAAGGCAACAAGCAGGGTTTGGTGGTCTGGTGGCGTTTGAGTTGGAAGGTGGAAAAGCCGCCGCCTGGACTCTGATTGATTCGGTAAAGTTTATCTCGATTACCGCCAATCTAGGCGATGCTAAAACCACCATTACTCACCCCGCGACAACGACCCATGGCCGTTTAACCGTGGAGGAACGGGCTGCAGCGGGAATCAGTGATGGCTTGGTGCGAATCTCCGTGGGCCTGGAATCCCTAGAAGACATCAAAAGGGATTTGCAGCGAGGCTTTGATGGAATCTCTAAGCGCTGA
- a CDS encoding arylesterase, translating to MNIIHLHRIWKLAGFVLLWGAIIVAVACSDSPQLSKLPPDGTILAFGDSITYGTGAGGSQYSYPSILEERVNRQVINAGVPGELSRQGLARLPEVLERYQPHLVVLCHGGNDLLRKQDDTQIAANLRGMIELIQEQGIEVILLAVPRPAVFFMDVADFYATIAREYQIPIDSETLVRLEKDPALKSDQVHLNQEGYRQLADAVVNLLDISNAI from the coding sequence ATGAACATTATACACCTACACCGAATCTGGAAGCTTGCAGGGTTTGTCCTTTTGTGGGGAGCGATAATCGTTGCCGTTGCTTGTAGCGACTCTCCCCAATTATCGAAGCTGCCCCCCGATGGAACCATTTTGGCTTTTGGGGACAGCATTACTTATGGTACGGGGGCAGGGGGCTCCCAATACAGCTATCCTAGCATTCTTGAGGAGAGAGTTAATCGCCAGGTCATTAACGCCGGGGTGCCTGGAGAGTTAAGCCGTCAGGGACTAGCCCGCTTACCCGAAGTATTGGAGCGGTATCAGCCTCACCTTGTGGTGTTATGCCATGGAGGCAATGATCTTTTGCGCAAACAGGATGATACCCAGATTGCGGCTAATCTCCGGGGGATGATAGAACTTATTCAAGAGCAGGGCATCGAGGTCATCCTATTGGCGGTACCGAGGCCTGCAGTATTTTTTATGGATGTGGCTGATTTTTACGCTACGATTGCTAGAGAATATCAAATCCCCATTGATAGTGAAACGCTTGTGCGCTTGGAAAAGGATCCTGCCCTTAAGTCGGATCAAGTTCACCTTAACCAGGAAGGTTATCGGCAGTTGGCTGACGCTGTCGTTAATTTATTGGATATCTCTAATGCCATCTAG
- a CDS encoding DUF2267 domain-containing protein, giving the protein MSATGLEVFDSTLQKTSLWLNDLMMEMGWKDRHKAYSTLRAVLHVLRDRLMVDEAVDLGAQLPMLVRGFYYEGWRPAGKPLKYRHKEEFLNYVTEKYRGLEGTEQERAVSAVFKVLSKHVTGGEIEEVRNQLPEEVRALWP; this is encoded by the coding sequence ATGAGTGCTACCGGGCTTGAAGTTTTTGACTCAACTTTGCAAAAGACATCTCTATGGTTGAATGACCTCATGATGGAGATGGGGTGGAAAGATCGGCACAAGGCTTATTCAACCCTGCGGGCGGTGTTGCATGTGCTTCGGGATCGCCTCATGGTGGATGAAGCCGTGGATCTAGGCGCTCAGTTACCCATGCTAGTAAGAGGATTTTACTATGAAGGCTGGCGGCCGGCCGGCAAGCCCCTTAAGTATCGGCATAAAGAAGAGTTCTTGAATTATGTCACGGAGAAGTATCGAGGTCTTGAGGGGACTGAGCAAGAGCGGGCGGTAAGCGCAGTTTTTAAAGTCTTATCTAAGCATGTGACGGGGGGTGAAATTGAAGAGGTAAGAAATCAATTACCGGAAGAAGTACGCGCCCTTTGGCCCTAA
- the msrA gene encoding peptide-methionine (S)-S-oxide reductase MsrA — MVIAANKIIKQRLANSLIVLSLLAITSGRPALAVDDKDLAKATFAGGCFWCMEPPFDKLEGVISTTSGYIDGQLENPTYEEVSAGKTGHAEAIQVLYDPKKVSYAKLLEVFWHNIDPLTANRQFCDQGNQYRPAIFYHNEEQQRLAEESKTQLAHSGRFDQPIVTEIKPATPFYTAEKYHQNYYQKNPIRYKLYRFACGRDQRLQQLWGESD, encoded by the coding sequence ATGGTAATAGCAGCAAATAAGATAATAAAGCAACGCCTTGCCAATAGTTTGATTGTTCTCAGTCTACTTGCCATTACAAGTGGCCGCCCCGCTCTAGCGGTAGATGATAAAGACCTGGCGAAAGCCACTTTTGCTGGTGGCTGCTTTTGGTGCATGGAACCGCCTTTTGACAAGCTAGAGGGCGTTATTTCAACTACTTCGGGTTATATTGATGGCCAACTGGAAAATCCAACCTACGAAGAGGTCTCTGCCGGGAAAACCGGTCATGCGGAAGCAATCCAGGTCCTCTATGACCCAAAGAAAGTGAGCTATGCCAAGTTACTGGAGGTTTTTTGGCATAACATTGATCCCCTCACTGCAAACCGGCAATTCTGTGATCAAGGCAATCAATACCGACCTGCCATTTTCTACCACAACGAAGAACAGCAACGCTTGGCCGAAGAATCTAAAACCCAATTAGCACACTCTGGCCGCTTCGATCAGCCTATCGTCACTGAAATCAAACCGGCGACTCCATTTTATACCGCAGAGAAGTATCATCAGAACTACTATCAGAAAAACCCAATCCGCTACAAGTTATATCGATTTGCCTGTGGTCGGGATCAGCGACTGCAACAACTTTGGGGGGAATCCGACTAA
- a CDS encoding alpha/beta fold hydrolase: protein MTNLTSQQFVLKDGYRLGYAEYGDLHGDPLFYCHGFPASRLEAQIIDAAAKRNRWHLIAVDRPGYGLSDFKPGRCMLDWPDNVAELANALDLSPFSLLGISGGGPYVLACAWKIPAYLRGVGIVNGLGPVYESWAAHDMKWPARLGFGLAKRASWLLPLVYGGIVAQALYWFPRVTQSLLTISAPKADSLVLKRPDIEAFLLASMREALHKGPQGALLDFKLYAHPWGFRLEDIRLKIHLWQGEADATVPASHARYLEKILPSAQAQYFPDEGHFSLPINYMDNILGALKEMQASPELSL from the coding sequence ATGACTAATCTCACCAGTCAACAATTTGTGCTCAAAGATGGCTACCGGCTTGGTTATGCGGAATATGGCGATCTTCACGGCGACCCTCTCTTTTACTGCCATGGTTTCCCTGCTTCTCGGCTAGAAGCCCAAATCATTGATGCTGCGGCAAAGCGAAATCGGTGGCACCTTATCGCTGTAGATCGGCCAGGTTACGGGTTATCAGATTTCAAACCCGGACGATGTATGCTTGACTGGCCTGATAATGTGGCTGAGTTGGCCAACGCCCTGGATCTTTCCCCTTTTTCCCTATTGGGAATTTCAGGGGGGGGACCCTATGTCCTTGCCTGTGCTTGGAAGATCCCCGCCTACCTCCGGGGGGTAGGCATCGTCAATGGCCTGGGACCCGTCTACGAATCATGGGCTGCCCATGACATGAAATGGCCCGCCCGCTTGGGCTTTGGCCTTGCCAAACGTGCTTCCTGGCTCCTGCCCCTTGTCTATGGAGGAATTGTGGCCCAGGCTTTATACTGGTTCCCCCGGGTAACCCAATCCTTATTAACTATTTCTGCCCCAAAGGCAGATAGCCTGGTGCTAAAACGTCCCGATATTGAAGCATTCCTTCTGGCGTCTATGCGGGAGGCCCTTCACAAGGGTCCCCAGGGAGCGCTCTTAGATTTCAAACTCTATGCCCATCCTTGGGGCTTCCGGTTAGAAGATATTCGTTTAAAAATTCACCTGTGGCAAGGGGAGGCCGATGCGACAGTTCCCGCTTCCCATGCCCGCTATCTGGAAAAAATATTACCTTCTGCCCAGGCCCAATACTTCCCGGATGAAGGTCATTTCTCTTTACCCATCAACTACATGGATAATATTCTTGGGGCTTTGAAAGAAATGCAAGCGAGTCCAGAACTCAGCTTGTAA
- a CDS encoding class I SAM-dependent rRNA methyltransferase has translation MKFQPLYLKKGEERRLRAGHLWIFSNEVDIRRSPLTEFEAGAPVAITASNDKVLGTGYVNPHSLICGRLVSRDPNYPFGPSLLIHRLKVALSLRDRLFADPYYRLVFGESDGLPGLVVDRYDNILVVQITTAGMEQVKEAIIAALNKTIPGQAIILRNDTPIRLLEGLQSYLEIVQGEVPEAAPLHENGGHFKVPLMGGQKTGWFFDHRLNRARMQHYVKGKRVLDAFSYLGAWGIQALVAGAHQVLCVESSETAVNFIHHNAKLNPRASAVTALHGEAFSLLNALQADKERFDAVILDPPALIKRKKDLKQGLTAYRRLNELATRLLTRDGILISSSCSSHLQGGVFRDILRRTGRHLDRTIQILEQGHQGPDHPIHPAIPETEYLKTLLCRVLYRA, from the coding sequence ATGAAATTCCAACCACTCTATTTAAAAAAGGGAGAGGAGCGCCGCTTACGAGCTGGCCATTTATGGATATTTAGTAATGAGGTGGATATTAGGCGTAGCCCCCTCACTGAGTTCGAAGCGGGTGCCCCTGTTGCCATTACCGCTAGCAATGATAAAGTGCTTGGCACAGGTTACGTCAATCCTCATTCCCTCATCTGCGGACGGCTAGTTAGCCGCGATCCCAACTACCCTTTTGGACCTTCTTTGCTGATACACCGACTCAAGGTGGCTCTCTCACTTCGAGATCGTCTGTTTGCTGATCCTTACTACCGTTTGGTCTTCGGGGAAAGTGACGGTCTGCCGGGACTGGTAGTGGATCGCTATGATAATATCTTGGTGGTTCAAATCACAACCGCCGGGATGGAGCAAGTCAAGGAAGCCATCATTGCTGCATTGAACAAAACGATACCCGGACAGGCCATCATACTGCGCAATGACACCCCCATTCGCCTTCTGGAAGGATTACAATCCTACCTTGAAATTGTCCAGGGAGAAGTCCCCGAAGCCGCCCCATTACATGAAAACGGGGGGCATTTTAAGGTGCCCTTGATGGGGGGGCAAAAAACCGGTTGGTTTTTCGACCATCGTTTGAACCGGGCTCGGATGCAACACTATGTTAAGGGCAAACGGGTACTCGATGCCTTTAGTTATCTGGGGGCTTGGGGAATCCAGGCTCTGGTAGCAGGCGCCCACCAGGTTTTGTGTGTAGAGAGCTCAGAGACTGCTGTCAACTTTATCCACCATAATGCTAAACTTAACCCAAGAGCTAGCGCCGTCACAGCCCTCCATGGCGAGGCTTTTTCCCTTTTGAATGCCTTACAGGCAGATAAAGAACGATTCGATGCGGTGATCCTGGATCCTCCTGCCCTCATTAAGCGCAAAAAAGATCTCAAGCAGGGGCTCACAGCCTATCGGCGCTTGAATGAACTAGCTACCCGCTTGCTCACCCGCGATGGGATTTTGATCTCCTCCTCCTGTTCCAGCCACTTACAAGGGGGCGTTTTCCGGGATATCCTCCGCCGCACTGGACGGCACCTAGATCGAACCATTCAGATACTTGAGCAGGGCCATCAGGGTCCAGACCATCCTATTCATCCTGCGATACCAGAGACTGAATACCTCAAAACCCTGCTCTGCCGAGTCCTCTATAGAGCTTGA
- a CDS encoding retropepsin-like aspartic protease family protein, translating into MAGDIRIPLYLMAALIIITPAYGTAQEPLAKVERTLNEELKRLSAMHGIVIEGLEKTKTALAPSVQGPLRQQLQKLLADFNYVIIQTPDKEIERVLILRPKEATPDIPEQIVLATERSGNHHVVRVTVMGSRSMAIEVSLLVDTGASLVVLPSSIIPDLGFNADDFEDREVQTANGPVKAKVGQLRAIEIGPEVVYNVETAFIDDSLLGRNGLLGMNVLGRYLMTIDDQQNRITLIK; encoded by the coding sequence ATGGCAGGAGATATTCGCATTCCCCTTTATTTGATGGCCGCGCTAATTATTATCACTCCTGCCTATGGAACAGCTCAGGAGCCTTTAGCCAAAGTAGAGCGGACGTTAAATGAGGAGTTAAAAAGATTATCCGCGATGCATGGTATTGTGATTGAAGGCCTTGAAAAAACCAAAACCGCCCTAGCGCCCTCAGTGCAAGGCCCATTGCGGCAGCAGCTTCAGAAGCTCCTTGCTGATTTTAATTACGTTATTATTCAAACGCCTGATAAGGAGATCGAGCGGGTACTCATTTTGCGCCCCAAAGAAGCTACGCCCGATATTCCCGAACAAATCGTCTTGGCGACGGAGCGAAGTGGTAATCATCATGTCGTTCGGGTGACAGTTATGGGTTCCCGCTCAATGGCTATTGAAGTTTCACTATTGGTGGATACCGGAGCCTCACTAGTGGTGCTTCCCTCTTCAATTATCCCCGATCTTGGTTTTAATGCGGACGATTTTGAGGATCGGGAGGTGCAAACGGCCAATGGTCCTGTGAAAGCGAAAGTAGGGCAGCTACGCGCTATCGAGATTGGCCCGGAAGTCGTCTATAACGTGGAAACAGCCTTTATCGATGACAGCCTCCTTGGTCGCAATGGGTTGTTGGGGATGAATGTGCTGGGCCGTTACCTGATGACCATTGATGATCAGCAGAACCGGATTACCCTGATCAAATAG